The Esox lucius isolate fEsoLuc1 chromosome 5, fEsoLuc1.pri, whole genome shotgun sequence genome includes a region encoding these proteins:
- the atp2a1l gene encoding LOW QUALITY PROTEIN: ATPase sarcoplasmic/endoplasmic reticulum Ca2+ transporting 1, like (The sequence of the model RefSeq protein was modified relative to this genomic sequence to represent the inferred CDS: deleted 3 bases in 2 codons; substituted 1 base at 1 genomic stop codon) produces the protein MENAHTKSAAECLAYFGVNLESGLTPDQVKKNLAKYGPNALPAEEGKSTWELIVEQFEDLLVRILLLAACISFVLAWFEEGEETVTAFVEPFVILLILIANAVVGVWQERNAESAIEALKEYEPEMGKVFRTDRKSVQKIKAIGMVPGDIVEVSVGDKVPADIRIVAIRSTTLRIDQSILTGESVSVIKHTDAVPDPRAVNQDKKNMLFSGTNVAAGRAIGVVVATGVATEIGKIRDQMAATEQEKTPLQAKLDEFGEQLSKVISLICVAVWAINIGHFNDPVHGGSWIRGAVYYFKIAIALAVAAIPEGLPAVITTCLALGTRRMAKKNAIVRSLPSVETLGCTSVICSDKTGTLTTNQMCVTKMFIIKNVDGDSVNLDMFDISGSKYTPEGEVSQGGARTNCGSFDGLVELATIAALCNDSSLDYNESKKIYEKVGEATETAMCCLVEKMNVFNSNVNGLSKPDRANACCSVIKQLMKKEFTLEFSRDRKSMSVYCSPAKGGGDPKMFVKGAPEGVIDRCTYVRVGTTRVPLTSAVKDKILAVIKEWGCGRDTLRCLALATRDTPLRVEEMKLEDSTKFIEYENDLTFVGCVGMLDPPRKEVTPAILLCRAAGIRVIMITGDNKGTAVAICRRIGIFTEDEDVTGKAFTGREFDDLPSFEMQSDAVRNASCYARVEPSHKSKIVGFLQGQDEITAMTGDGVNDAPALKKAEIGIAMGSGTAVAKSASEMVLADDNFSSIVSAVEEGRAIYNNMKQFIRYLISSNVGEVVCLLXLLPWVCHEALIPVQLLWVNLVTDGLPATALGFNPPDLDIMGRKPRSAKEPLISGWLFFRYMIIGGYVGAATVASRRWWFMYDTTGPEVSFYQLSHFMQCCDENEDFVGVSCKVFEASPPMTMALSVLVTIEMSNALNSLSENQSLLRMPPWSNFWLVGAMVLSMSLHFMIIYVDPLPMVFKLTHLNVEQWLVVLKLSFPVILIDEVLKFIARNYLEN, from the exons ATGGAGAACGCACACACGAAGTCGGCGGCGGAATGCCTGGCCTACTTCGGGGTGAATTTGGAATCTGGTCTCACCCCAGACCAAGTCAAGAAGAACCTGGCCAAGTATGGGCCCAATG CACTGCCTGCTGAGGAAG GTAAGAGTACCTGGGAGCTGATTGTGGAGCAGTTTGAGGATCTGTTAGTCAGAATTTTGCTGCTGGCTGCCTGCATCTCATTT GTGTTGGCTTGGtttgaggaaggtgaggagacCGTTACTGCGTTTGTCGAGCCCTTCGTCATCCTTCTCATCCTTATCGCTAATGCAGTGGTTGGAGTGTGGCAG GAGCGTAATGCTGAGTCCGCCATTGAGGCTCTCAAGGAGTACGAGCCTGAGATGGGAAAAGTGTTCCGTACTGACAGGAAGAGCGTACAGAAGATCAAGGCCATCGGCATGGTCCCCGGAGATATCGTGGAGGTGTCCG TCGGTGACAAAGTCCCTGCTGACATCAGAATTGTTGCCATCCGTTCCACCACCCTTCGCATCGACCAGTCCATCCTTACTG GTGAGTCAGTCAGCGTGATCAAGCACACTGATGCTGTCCCTGACCCCAGAGCCGTCAACCAGGACAAAAAGAACATGCTTTTCTCT GGCACCAACGTTGCTGCCGGCAGGGCCATTGGTGTGGTTGTCGCCACCGGTGTCGCAACTGAGATTGGCAAGATCCGTGACCAGATGGCTGCTACTGAGCAAGAGAAGACGCCCCTGCAGGCTAAGCTGGACGAGTTTGGCGAGCAGCTGTCCAAGGTCATCTCCCTGATCTGTGTTGCCGTGTGGGCCATCAACATCGGCCACTTTAACGACCCCGTCCATGGAGGTTCCTGGATCCGCGGGGCCGTCTACTACTTTAAGATCGCCATTGCCCTGGCCGTGGCCGCCATCCCCGAAG GTCTGCCCGCTGTCATCACCACCTGTCTGGCTCTGGGTACCCGTCGTATGGCAAAGAAAAACGCCATCGTCCGCTCTCTGCCCTCTGTGGAGACCCTTGGTTGCACCTCTGTCATCTGCTCTGATAAGACTGGAACCCTGACCACCAACCAGATGTGTGTGACCAAG ATGTTCATCATCAAGAACGTTGATGGTGACAGTGTCAATTTGGACATGTTCGACATCTCCGGCTCCAAGTATACCCCTGAAGGAGAGGT CTCCCAGGGAGGTGCTAGGACCAACTGTGGATCATTTGACGGTCTTGTTGAGCTGGCAACCATCGCAGCCCTATGCAATGATTCCTCTTTGGACTACAATGag AGCAAGAAGATCTATGAGAAAGTGGGTGAAGCCACAGAGACCGCCATGTGCTGCCTGGTTGAGAAGATGAATGTGTTCAACTCCAACGTTAACGGCCTGTCCAAGCCTGATAGAGCCAACGCCTGTTGCTCTGTGATCAAGCAGCTGATGAAGAAGGAATTCACCCTGGAGTTCTCCCGTGACAGGAAATCCATGTCTGTGTACTGCAGCCCCGCCAAAGGCGGTGGTGATCCTAAGATGTTTGTGAAG GGTGCCCCAGAGGGTGTGATTGACAGATGTACCTATGTTCGCGTTGGCACCACCCGTGTTCCCCTGACTAGTGCTGTGAAGGACAAGATTTTGGCTGTGATCAAGGAGTGGGGTTGTGGCCGCGACACCCTGCGTTGCCTGGCCCTGGCCACTCGTGACACACCCCTGAGGGTTGAGGAAATGAAGCTTGAGGATTCCACCAAGTTCATCGAATACGAG AATGACCTGACCTTCGTTGGCTGTGTTGGTATGCTGGATCCCCCACGTAAGGAGGTCACTCCGGCCATTCTGCTGTGCAGAGCTGCCGGGATCCGCGTCATCATGATCACTG GTGACAACAAGGGAACTGCTGTGGCCATCTGCCGTCGTATTGGCATCTTCACAGAGGACGAGGATGTGACTGGAAAGGCCTTCACTGGACGCGAGTTTGATGATCTGCCCTCATTTGAAATGCAAAGCGATGCTGTCAGAAACGCTAGCTGCTATGCCCGTGTGGAGCCATCCCACAAGTCCAAGATTGTTGGTTTCCTGCAGGGACAAGACGAGATTACCGCCATG ACTGGTGATGGTGTGAACGATGCCCCCGCCCTGAAGAAGGCCGAAATCGGCATCGCCATGGGCTCTGGCACTGCCGTTGCCAAGTCAGCCTCTGAAATGGTCCTGGCTGATGACAACTTCTCATCCATCGTGTCCGCCGTAGAGGAGGGCCGTGCCATCTACAACAACATGAAGCAGTTCATCCGCTACCTCATCTCCTCCAACGTTGGAGAGGTTGTGTG TCTTCTCTGACTGCTGCCCTGGGTCTGCCATGAGGCTCTTATCCCTGTCCAGCTGCTGTGGGTCAACCTGGTGACTGATGGT CTGCCCGCCACTGCCCTGGGCTTCAACCCCCCTGACCTGGACATCATGGGTCGCAAACCCCGCTCTGCCAAGGAGCCCCTGATCTCCGGCTGGTTGTTCTTCAGATATATGATCATTGGAG GATACGTGGGTGCCGCCACAGTGGCAAGCCGCCGT TGGTGGTTCATGTACGACACCACCGGCCCTGAGGTCAGCTTCTACCAGCTGTCCCACTTCATGCAGTGCTGCGATGAGAACGAAGATTTCGTTGGCGTTTCATGCAAGGTGTTTGAGGCCTCTCCACCCATGACCATGGCTCTGTCCGTGCTGGTCACCATTGAGATGTCCAACGCCCTCAACAG CTTGTCTGAGAACCAGTCTCTGCTGCGCATGCCCCCATGGAGTAACTTCTGGCTGGTTGGGGCCATGGTTCTCTCCATGTCCCTCCACTTCATGATCATCTATGTTGACCCCCTGCCC ATGGTCTTCAAGTTGACCCACTTGAATGTGGAGCAGTGGTTGGTGGTCCTGAAACTCTCATTCCCTGTCATCCTGATTGACGAGGTGTTGAAGTTCATCGCCCGCAACTACCTGGAGA ACTAA